TTCGAGTTATGCTTTACCTCTGAGCATTATATAATTGACATACAGCGGTTTCCTCGACTGTACCTATCCGAAGGAGAACAATCAGATTCATCCTCACATAAAGTCTCCCCTTTTATTATGGTTGAAGAGGTGATTAAGTTATCTCATATTCCATTACCCTCTTTTTTTAATGGGATTTCAAATTTTCATGTCAATGAGCTGCTGTATGCCAGGCATGGTCACCTTTTAGTTTTACGATGGATGGTTACGACAAGAAGCGGGATGCTACAAATCATTCAAGAAGTTTAGTGGACTCCTCGGTCTGTCATCAGGCTacttatgttgtttctttcgttTACAAGTATTAGATGATAGATAGTCAGGGAAGAAAACCTTTTTCTTGATGATTCACTTAATTGCTATCTGCTGATAGTAGCTTATGTTTGAAAGTCCAAACTTATGTTTTTAGGGATTCCACACTCTTATAAAAGAGATAGCTGATGTGGCTGTGGAAATGAAGTCTGAAGCAGTAGATATAGGGGTAAGTCTTTTGTTTAACAAATTGCCTTTAAGATCGTTTCTCCTGTTTTCTTTGACAATTCAAACTTGATACTCCCAATTTTGGATGATATTATGCAGTTATTTCATATTTCTAATTGGCCACTAATGTCCACTGTATGTTTCATATATTTCAAAACTTTACGCATGAGTGAAGAGCCTCAACTTCTAGTTCATGCAACAATAATAATCCTAAGCCATTCTTGCAGTTCATGAAGAAAATGTTACTGCTTCAATATCTTGTCACTGTCCTTGAAGGGGATTTTTGGCCTCGTAACAGCACTTATCGAGGTAGAATTTCATTGTGATGGACTTAGTGAAACCATGGTTGATTCTTATGTTCTTGCAGAAAATCTGGACTGGACCATTTTGAGGGAGTCATTGCTGAGCATGCTTCTGGTATGCCTCCCTGGATTCCTAAATTGCATTTTTCAATAACTAAATTGTTTTTAGTGTGTATGGATATGCTTATATTTAAAGCTTATGCATCCCTGACTTTAGGAGTCCCTTTTGCAGGGATCAAGAAAGATAATATACAAAGGATTAATAAAGAGTTCTTTGTCTGTCTTGTACAACTTGTCTCAATCTACTGTATCTTCTGAAGAAGATAGCTGCAGTGATAAAACTCAAGGGGAGGAATTGCATGAAGTTGACAGGGCCATTGCATTAGCTTTACCAGAACTAGAAAAGTCTACTTGCAATGTTCTGAAGAAATTTTTCATAATGGTGAACTGTTTAGCACCTTTTTTCTTCGGTTATACTATAACTTAGATTcattttaacaattttttatGTCATATAGATCATGGAGCTAGATTCTTCAAAGAGGACAGCTGATCAGCATGGCCTTACAACCAGGGCTGATGGTGTAAGGTACTCCTTGCTTATCTGTAggtaaaatttgttattttagaATTGAAGGAATTGTTGTGAATTACTCATATTTCAGGACACCAGCAGTGGAGATAATTTTGGATGAACTCATTAATGATAGTGATGTTCTTTCTTCATTCCTTAAGGTCCTCTCTTGTTTTACTTACAGATCCTATTTTTACGTTGTccaattactttatttttctagCCAAGCATCTTGACCTCATCgataacatttttttaatattcttatCTAATGCTTATACTGTTTGCAACTGCCATTTTCATTCTTTTTTGGCAATATTTTTGACATCACGTTAATTATTGTAATGTTATAACCTGGTTTCTGAATCTATTTGATTGACCTTCAAACTGCTTTCAGGTGTTTGACCCAAAATGGAGGCTTGAGATTATCGTTcagtattttcaaaagtacatTTCAAAGGTTCGCAACCTCATCTTTCCTCTAGGTTCTTCTTTTGTTAAGCCCTTCATCTTGATATTCTGCCAAAATATCATCAATTAGTGCTACCTTTTACTTGGCTAGGTTGCAAGCTTTGACCTGGTTTAAGTATACATTCCCTCATCACCACATGAAACATAGTCATTATAGGTATAATCAGAAAGGCATCTTCCTCATCTCAGTTTTGACACAAATTCCTTTTGAAGCAATTGAGTTCTGAGAAGTGGCTATAAAGTGATCCTCTATTTGAGCGTTCATGATTCAGATATATTGTggtttttctttatatttttagcTGCTGGAGTGTGAAATCTGGTTTGAGCTTCGAATGTACTAATTCTGAAAGCGTGTATACATAATATGCATTGTTTAAGCTGTATTCTAATGCATCTTAGTTCAGAAGCTGGTAAACGTGTTGCATGACGTTTAAAACTTTTACTCCTGAGACAATCATTCATTGATCCTTTTTAGTATATGTTGCAGAATTCCGTTCAAACTAGAAGTTCAACTGGTACAATCAACACTGAGAACTTTGATGGACTTCTAAAATATCTGTCCAACAGCAAGAGGACCAAAAGtatcattaaaaaaatcacaacagAAGCTATTCAGTTGCTGCTCGCCTATGGTTTCCAGGTGTCTCCTCCTGTCTTATAGCTTGATATACATATTATTAGGCACTACGCGCTCGTCCCACCCTTTACTCCAACCTCATGAGTACAAAAATGAGATATCAAGAGCTGTGTTGTAAAACAGAGGAAGTGCTCTGCTTTTTTGTCTGACCTCGATCTCTTTTCTAGGCATATGTGATGCTATTACACGCTGAATCTCAAGGCTTCTCTGATATGATGGAAGATGTCAAAAGTAATTCCGCTGTGGGTGTTTGCGAAGACCTTATTTCTGCTTTTACATGTCTCAGACGTGAAGATCCGTAAGATTTATTTGCCTAATATAATGCTCTCTATCATAAGTATAATAGTCATATATGCAATGTCCTAACAGTATATCTCTGGTGCAGGAACACTGGGATCTTATGCTGTGGCAAGCAAGCTCTAATTACTGCTGCTGCCACCATCTCAAACCTGCGCAGCATTTGAAGGAAGTTATGCAGCAGCTGATGTTCAAAGCCCACAATATTCAAGAATCCACGTTATGTATGTCGGTTTGATTCCCTAGCGCGTAATTAATGTCTGTCGAAGAACCATTATCTTAAAGAATGAGTAGAGCTTGTAGTATATGATCTCAACTATTTTTTGTCCCTAATCAATCAATTGTCTCTGCTTCCTGATAATGTGATCTAATTATGGAAGATTCATGATTTCAGTAGACAAATACCATGTCCCAAACATTTATAAATGCTTTTAGCGCCACAAATCTCCACAAGCCTAAAAAA
This DNA window, taken from Salvia splendens isolate huo1 chromosome 18, SspV2, whole genome shotgun sequence, encodes the following:
- the LOC121777599 gene encoding negative regulator of systemic acquired resistance SNI1-like isoform X2, whose translation is MKRRTRIAGDGGNQGLEENTLALLDTSGFNASKVSHHLDDDRLAFLEAVRTTSLKIDDGNAPTRKMLEAIFHILIDADSLDLVIQSYQLLVELDKRFPRLYLSEGEQSDSSSHKVSPFIMVEEAWSPFSFTMDGYDKKRDATNHSRSLVDSSGFHTLIKEIADVAVEMKSEAVDIGFMKKMLLLQYLVTVLEGDFWPRNSTYRENLDWTILRESLLSMLLGSRKIIYKGLIKSSLSVLYNLSQSTVSSEEDSCSDKTQGEELHEVDRAIALALPELEKSTCNVLKKFFIMIMELDSSKRTADQHGLTTRADGVRTPAVEIILDELINDSDVLSSFLKVFDPKWRLEIIVQYFQKYISKNSVQTRSSTGTINTENFDGLLKYLSNSKRTKSIIKKITTEAIQLLLAYGFQAYVMLLHAESQGFSDMMEDVKSNSAVGVCEDLISAFTCLRREDPNTGILCCGKQALITAAATISNLRSI
- the LOC121777599 gene encoding negative regulator of systemic acquired resistance SNI1-like isoform X1, which produces MKRRTRIAGDGGNQGLEENTLALLDTSGFNASKVSHHLDDDRLAFLEAVRTTSLKIDDGNAPTRKMLEAIFHILIDADSLDLVIQSYQLLVELDKFVFELCFTSEHYIIDIQRFPRLYLSEGEQSDSSSHKVSPFIMVEEAWSPFSFTMDGYDKKRDATNHSRSLVDSSGFHTLIKEIADVAVEMKSEAVDIGFMKKMLLLQYLVTVLEGDFWPRNSTYRENLDWTILRESLLSMLLGSRKIIYKGLIKSSLSVLYNLSQSTVSSEEDSCSDKTQGEELHEVDRAIALALPELEKSTCNVLKKFFIMIMELDSSKRTADQHGLTTRADGVRTPAVEIILDELINDSDVLSSFLKVFDPKWRLEIIVQYFQKYISKNSVQTRSSTGTINTENFDGLLKYLSNSKRTKSIIKKITTEAIQLLLAYGFQAYVMLLHAESQGFSDMMEDVKSNSAVGVCEDLISAFTCLRREDPNTGILCCGKQALITAAATISNLRSI